The Penicillium digitatum chromosome 6, complete sequence genome has a window encoding:
- a CDS encoding Phosphatidylinositol 4-kinase (STT4), putative, translated as MDGLSGGIRGFAFQKLAALAVQAPANGSELARLTEQSRSTCETDGVLNGVLKQQAPTSQVPMGIRELDVLLALCKAASSVNDPEKAAQLALQLSRYLPESHSQLFRPSPFLHDVKPSPWETLTNNLALALLSLGTKYSDLRQTALDAVHAYLNNCAEAINAATPFQYSRSEAGQQGVLHESVAVLSIAVSLVGFMEASAEYTSIWHASEKLQIVDHLRGMLSEPFLIAVETASSTLRNANVAEHAFKDWRKYTRRYAAHGRPLSAMLVQEGYMRFVKSCAVSLIGFQHLTDEQLLDDYMTGVGIAKSYGEADIALVERVTRIISEEIHLLEDGSDYLQVGSPWQQHLAFSVKGHALIGFLNCVILGEDVNNTEVLLSWLEDTLLDSQQMSNVELSVTVLKCTAILARMSPNGPSIGRRCILKFLAQGGVSARSTVAVASQCLAQILTLLSEDAVITTLYSLGNALSPSTNIDQSSQDQIIEEHTGPGMNLEAYPKDASQTSLSENGEDDTIVYRNAIHAIVTVATTCNDDKICALAQSMLLQKIGKINIAVDAFIIQETAVLALSGGQAEFQLLLKFYARIYLDGVNKGLNTISDAVQCAMAYLSITLDPKSPLHRIYLIHLLESIINKGDVPDLEHERHKDIVFAADDITPLLKPLALLVSSNGSFTGASELALEYDEAILTLFRDAWFNIAIHGISLSSSVAQRHYKELRLLAYHSPPLVAENHMESLESDVELNTVLRRGMGPQRGMEQKRALISELPGRESDIKKLDYSRAVFLNAVVLVEILRASSGDSTKTLSYFLDPALATPEMVVCMNAVADKAVTCYLSLTLSGEHDEFSTPYLSKQLAGFLVACCHRIERVQSIAMQCADRIIRECPSALCEKHSLFALLEILTVMWSSCLQGELDEFEWKPSLVSPMGIVKVELPDNYTLRRMTLNRFHERAKNWVTTVLNIAPLDVKGLLQTYLSEYDDDGGYGHIAMGRSFALEMGTLIPQSDPRLGSISGYGNSDSNVASDFMALYTTRQKYRRPEILSLGGLKGDNCSGSVEQSRVNILPQSADSLEETLSCLYGRSIAGEEIPFVEVRDVLRQAAGLICSTSKPRLSVVHYLVALPFQIFTKETVKLGVSLWLGVIHENPNTEPRILCEVIEAWERSIKRRKGLFDPTFKYIHPLHTKIEHLPTDKDIMLHMQQKAQDTLSPHLRVLHFFESHFNAIRLGSLQDQQLFCRLIGSTVDGLSKTEGHPLAREIHFRIVLLGLKVLRHLSPRNSGAFWKLKDQILSAGLSWFKHPPRWSFGGNRLQIKAEDKILSEVTADLRGVAGIAASPQGSYKSLQAKQDLLQILVENERSRLRVWLFPLDPERKHYKSSIGGKNPDEGTVSLLRLAWAENAGLAIQMAARFPSPKMQADVRSLILKFPEKAIEEPSALEIMFDNCLPADVGSQLKYMLYWAPVTPTEAITYFMPAYGNHPYILQYAMRALESYSMDVRFFFVPQLIQALRFDALGYVDRYILETAKLSQLFAHQVIWNMKANSFKDEDSQIPDPIKDTLDRFLDNLISSFSDEERAFYEKEFSFFNEVTGVSGKLRPYIKRSKPEKKEKIEEELRKIKVEVGVYLPSNPDGVVVGIDRKSGKPLQSHAKAPYMATFRIQKTRPRLIEKAEASAGDHHHHQRQLTNHSEPEQETYEVWQSAIFKVGDDCRQDMLALQMIAAFRSIFISVGLDVWVYPYRVTSTAPGCGVIDVLPNSISRDMLGRETVNGLYDYFVSKYGGEDSTRFQEARTNFVKSMAAYSVISYLLQFKDRHNGNIMIDDAGHIIHIDFGFCFDIAPGGVRFERAPFKLTAEMVAVMSGNHDPAHHQGGNSGITLSGSSHNPTNTQPYRWFESLVVKVFLASRPYSTKLAHIVSLMIDSGLPCFKPETLKNFRDRFVLDKSERDAAEYMRELVRKSYLSVSTKGYDQFQLMTNGIPY; from the exons ATGGACGG CCTATCAGGTGGAATTAGAGGTTTTGCTTTCCAGAAGCTTGCTGCGTTGGCAGTTCAGGCGCCTGCTAATGGATCGGAGCTCGCTCGCCTCACGGAGCAGTCTCGATCGACTTGCGAGACTGATGGTGTTTTGAATGGAGTCTTGAAACAGCAGGCCCCAACGTCCCAGGTTCCAATG GGAATCCGTGAACTAGATGTCCTCCTGGCCCTATGCAAAGCAGCCTCCTCGGTGAACGATCCAGAAAAAGCTGCTCAGTTGGCATTACAACTATCTCGATACCTGCCGGAGTCCCACAGCCAACTGTTTCGGCCCTCTCCATTCCTCCATGATGTAAAGCCGTCGCCCTGGGAGACTCTCACGAACAACCTAGCTCTGGCGCTCTTGTCGCTGGGAACTAAGTATTCAGACTTGCGACAGACGGCACTCGACGCCGTGCACGCATATTTAAACAATTGCGCCGAGGCCATCAATGCGGCCACACCTTTCCAATACTCTAGATCTGAGGCGGGACAGCAGGGCGTTCTGCATGAATCTGTTGCTGTTTTGTCAATCGCCGTTTCCCTTGTTGGCTTTATGGAAGCCTCCGCGGAATACACTTCAATCTGGCATGCGAGCGAAAAGTTGCAGATTGTCGATCATCTGCGTGGGATGCTGTCCGAGCCCTTCCTAATCGCAGTTGAGACGGCTTCGTCCACTCTCCGCAATGCAAATGTCGCGGAACATGCTTTCAAAGACTGGAGAAAATACACCCGTCGATATGCTGCTCATGGTCGCCCACTGAGTGCTATGCTTGTGCAAGAAGGCTATATGCGCTTTGTAAAATCGTGTGCAGTCTCTCTGATCGGGTTCCAGCACCTGACTGATGAACAACTCTTGGATGACTACATGACAGGCGTCGGCATTGCCAAGAGCTATGGCGAGGCGGATATTGCTCTGGTCGAGCGCGTCACCCGTATCATTAGTGAGGAAATTCACTTGCTAGAGGATGGCTCCGACTATCTGCAAGTTGGATCTCCTTGGCAGCAGCACCTTGCCTTTTCTGTTAAAGGACATGCCCTGATAGGCTTCCTTAACTGCGTGATTCTTGGTGAAGATGTAAACAATACCGAAGTACTGCTATCCTGGCTCGAGGATACATTGCTTGATTCTCAGCAAATGTCAAACGTGGAACTGTCTGTGACCGTTTTGAAGTGTACTGCCATTCTTGCAAGAATGTCTCCTAATGGACCATCTATTGGAAGACGCTGCATTTTGAAATTCCTGGCCCAGGGAGGTGTGTCGGCTCGCTCGACCGTTGCCGTCGCTTCTCAGTGCCTCGCCCAGATCTTGACTCTTCTTTCCGAGGACGCTGTGATTACTACCCTTTATTCACTTGGTAATGCGCTAAGCCCGAGTACAAACATAGATCAATCTAGCCAAGACCAAATCATCGAGGAACATACCGGGCCCGGGATGAACCTCGAGGCATACCCCAAAGATGCAAGTCAGACTTCGCTCTCGGAAAATGGCGAAGATGACACTATCGTCTACAGGAATGCCATTCATGCCATCGTGACGGTTGCGACTACTTGCAACGACGACAAAATCTGTGCATTGGCCCAGTCTATGCTTCTCCAAAAGATTGGCAAGATAAACATCGCAGTCGATGCCTTTATCATCCAGGAAACTGCCGTCCTTGCTTTGAGTGGTGGACAAGCTGAGTTCCAGCTTCTGTTGAAGTTCTATGCACGTATCTATCTTGATGGCGTCAACAAAGGACTGAACACCATCTCTGATGCTGTTCAATGTGCCATGGCTTACCTCTCGATTACTTTGGATCCAAAGTCACCGCTCCACAGGATTTATTTGATCCATTTGTTGGAAAGCATTATCAATAAAGGTGACGTGCCAGACCTTGAGCATGAACGACACAAGGATATTGTTTTTGCCGCGGACGATATCACACCCCTCTTGAAACCGCTCGCTCTACTCGTGTCTTCCAATGGCAGTTTTACCGGGGCTTCCGAATTAGCCTTGGAATACGATGAAGCCATTCTGACTCTGTTCCGAGATGCTTGGTTCAATATCGCCATCCATGGAATATCCCTCAGCTCTAGTGTTGCCCAACGGCATTACAAGGAACTTCGCCTTCTTGCATATCACTCCCCCCCTTTGGTTGCCGAGAACCACATGGAATCTCTGGAGAGCGATGTGGAATTGAACACGGTGCTCAGACGCGGGATGGGACCGCAGCGAGGTATGGAGCAGAAGAGAGCTTTAATATCTGAACTTCCTGGTCGAGAATCCGATATCAAGAAATTGGACTATTCAAGAGCAGTGTTTCTTAACGCTGTGGTCTTGGTCGAAATCCTCCGCGCCTCCTCGGGGGACTCTACTAAGACGCTCAGTTATTTCCTTGATCCAGCCTTGGCCACTCCGGAGATGGTTGTGTGCATGAATGCTGTTGCAGACAAGGCGGTAACCTGCTATCTGTCTCTTACACTTTCCGGTGAGCATGACGAATTTTCGACCCCTTACCTGTCTAAGCAGCTTGCCGGATTCCTGGTGGCTTGCTGTCATCGTATTGAAAGGGTTCAAAGTATTGCGATGCAGTGCGCCGACAGAATCATTCGTGAATGCCCTTCTGCCTTGTGCGAAAAGCATTCCCTCTTTGCGTTGCTTGAGATTCTAACCGTCATGTGGTCTTCCTGTCTCCAAGGAGAACTCGATGAGTTCGAGTGGAAGCCTTCCTTGGTGTCTCCCATGGGCATTGTTAAGGTCGAACTACCTGACAACTACACGTTGAGAAGAATGACTCTGAATCGGTTCCATGAACGAGCCAAGAACTGGGTGACAACCGTCCTGAACATTGCCCCATTAGATGTCAAAGGGTTACTTCAGACCTATCTTTCTGAATATGATGACGACGGTGGCTACGGACACATAGCGATGGGACGTTCATTTGCTCTCGAAATGGGCACCCTCATCCCACAAAGTGACCCGCGTCTTGGATCTATTAGTGGTTATGGAAACAGCGACTCCAATGTTGCATCTGATTTCATGGCACTATACACGACACGCCAGAAGTATCGACGTCCAGAGATACTTTCTCTCGGGGGGTTAAAAGGGGATAATTGTAGCGGCTCTGTTGAACAGTCTCGTGTTAACATTTTGCCTCAGTCTGCTGATTCTTTGGAAGAAACCCTTTCTTGTCTGTATGGACGGAGTATTGCTGGTGAGGAGATTCCCTTTGTGGAGGTCAGAGATGTCCTTCGGCAGGCTGCGGGACTTATTTGCAGCACTAGCAAGCCACGACTCTCCGTGGTTCACTACTTGGTTGCGTTGCCTTTCCAGATTTTCACCAAGGAGACAGTCAAGCTTGGTGTATCTCTCTGGCTTGGGGTCATTCACGAGAATCCAAACACTGAGCCACGGATCCTATGTGAGGTGATCGAGGCCTGGGAGAGAAGCATAAAACGCCGCAAAGGACTGTTCGATCCTACCTTTAAATACATTCATCCCCTGCATACTAAGATTGAACATTTGCCAACTGACAAGGATATTATGCTTCACATGCAGCAAAAAGCTCAAGACACACTCTCACCACACTTGCGAGTTCTTCATTTCTTCGAGAGCCACTTCAATGCTATCCGCCTAGGAAGTCTGCAAGATCAACAGCTGTTTTGTCGCTTGATTGGCAGTACTGTTGACGGACTTTCAAAGACCGAGGGCCACCCATTAGCGAGAGAAATCCATTTCCGCATTGTGCTTCTTGGTCTCAAAGTTCTGAGGCATCTCAGCCCTCGGAACAGTGGCGCGTTTTGGAAACTCAAAGACCAGATTTTGTCTGCTGGTTTGAGTTGGTTTAAGCACCCCCCAAGGTGGTCATTTGGAGGCAATCGGCTGCAGATCAAGGCGGAGGACAAAATTCTTAGCGAGGTGACCGCGGATTTACGAGGCGTTGCAGGTATCGCTGCCAGTCCGCAAGGGTCATACAAGTCTTTGCAAGCCAAACAAGACCTGCTTCAAATCCTCGTGGAGAACGAACGATCCCGCCTTCGAGTTTGGCTCTTTCCCCTAGATCCGGAGCGAAAGCACTACAAATCTTCCATTGGAGGCAAGAATCCCGATGAAGGCACTGTATCTTTACTTCGGCTTGCCTGGGCGGAAAATGCAGGGTTGGCTATTCAGATGGCTGCTCGATTCCCTTCGCCCAAAATGCAGGCTGATGTTAGATCATTGATACTCAAATTCCCCGAGAAGGCCATTGAGGAGCCAAGCGCTCTGGAGATTATGTTTGACAACTGTCTGCCCGCTGATGTCGGTTCCCAGTTGAAATACATGCTATATTGGGCCCCCGTTACTCCTACGGAGGCTATCACATATTTCATGCCCGCTTACGGCAACCATCCTTATATCCTACAGTATGCCATGCGGGCGTTGGAGAGCTATTCGATGGATGTTCGGTTTTTCTTTGTGCCGCAGCTGATTCAGGCTCTGCGCTTCGATGCACTAGGTTATGTAGATCGCTACATCCTCGAAACAGCCAAGTTGTCTCAACTTTTTGCCCACCAGGTGATTTGGAACATGAAGGCAAACTCCTTCAAGGACGAGGATTCTCAAATC CCGGACCCCATCAAAGATACACTCGACCGTTTCCTAGATAATTTGATTTCAAGCTTCTCGGACGAGGAGCGTGCCTTCTACGAGAAAGAATTCTCGTTCTTCAATGAAGTCACGGGCGTCTCCGGCAAACTTCGCCCTTATATCAAGAGGAGTAAGcccgagaagaaggagaaaatTGAGGAAGAGTTGCGTAAGATCAAGGTGGAAGTTGGAGTGTACCTTCCCAGCAACCCCGACGGTGTAGTCGTTGGTATCGACCGCAAGTCTGGCAAGCCCCTGCAAAGCCACGCAAAGGCGCCTTATATGGCGACATTCCGAATCCAGAAAACAAGACCACGATTGATTGAGAAGGCCGAGGCCAGCGCGGgtgaccaccaccaccaccaacgcCAACTGACGAATCATTCCGAGCCTGAGCAGGAAACATATGAAGTTTGGCAGTCAGCTATCTTCAAAGTTGGCGACGACTGTCGTCAGGATATGCTAGCCCTACAGATGATTGCGGCCTTCAGAAGCATCTTTATCAGTGTTGGTCTAGACGTTTGGGTCTACCCTTACCGGGTGACTTCAACCGCGCCTGGCTGTGGTGTGATTGACGTGCTTCCCAACTCCATTTCTCGCGATATGCTCGGCCGCGAGACTGTCAACGGTCTATATGACTACTTCGTGTCGAAATACGGAGGCGAGGACTCCACCCGATTCCAAGAAGCGCGCACCAACTTCGTCAAGAGCATGGCCGCCTACTCAGTCATCTCTTACCTGTTGCAATTCAAGGACCGACACAACGGAAACATCATGATCGACGATGCCGGCCATATCATCCACATTGACTTCGGATTCTGTTTCGACATTGCGCCTGGTGGTGTGCGATTTGAGCGCGCACCATTCAAGTTGACCGCCGAAATGGTGGCCGTCATGAGTGGAAACCATGACCCAGCCCATCACCAGGGCGGCAACTCGGGCATCACCCTCTCAGGCAGCTCCCACAACCCGACCAACACGCAGCCATACCGGTGGTTCGAGTCGTTGGTGGTGAAGGTATTCCTTGCGTCTCGTCCTTATAGTACGAAGCTAGCCCACATTGTCTCCCTCATGATTGACAGTGGTCTTCCGTGCTTCAAGCCCGAGACTTTGAAGAATTTCCGTGACCGGTTTGTGTTGGATAAGAGCGAGCGCGATGCGGCCGAGTACATGCGGGAACTTGTGCGCAAGTCGTACCTGAGCGTGTCGACTAAGGGCTATGATCAGTTCCAACTGATGACCAACGGTATTCCTTACTGA
- a CDS encoding Major facilitator superfamily domain, general substrate transporter, which translates to MKIPFLHKLSGGGTGTKSPPLTDLSGESVIADREKRGSNLDESCVPWVTWRSVLLGAFVSIGGVIFGYDTGQISGFLEMRNFKQRFAQLKPDGTYKFSNVRSGLIVSMLSIGTLLGALLAGPLTDRIGRKWSIFFWCIILHVGLIIQISSPSGKWYQFMMGRFVTGFGVGACSLLVPMYQGEIAPRHIRGAMVCSYQLFVTLGIFIAYCINFGTESIDNTASWRIPLGITFLWGLVLGIGILLFPESPRFDYRNGRVDRARRTMSKLYGIPENHRVIVHEIAEIQEQLDAEQGARGGIRGWLEMFQAPRMAYRIILGVVLQALQQLTGANYFFYYGTVIFNGAGINNTYVTQMILGGVNFGTTFGGLYVIEHFGRRKSLIAGGIWMFVCFMVFASVGHFSLDVNTPRNTPGAGKAMVVFACLFITGFAMTWGPMVWAIVAELYPSRYRARAMAMATASNWLWNFLIGFFTPFITGDIDFAYGYVFAGCLFFAVIIVYFFVIEGKDKTLEEMDMMYVMRVPPWKSSNWKPPEPENRLTTDQLMDLKVAKKYNKEEEGAQSRKQTEGVPGHTHAETAGTMDDAGTGPSHFS; encoded by the exons ATGAAAATCCCATTCCTCCACAAGCTCAGTGGTGGAGGAACAGGGACCAAGTCCCCGCCATTGACGGATTTGTCGGGGGAGTCCGTGATAGCGGATCGCGAGAAACGAGGCAGTAACCTGGATGAATCGTGTGTTCCATGGGTTACATGGAGATCTGTGTTGCTAGGCGCATTCGTCTCAATTGGGGGGGTCATTTTTGGATATGACACTGGCCAGATCTCGGGCTTTTTAGAAATGCGTAACTTCAAGCAGCGGTTTGCGCAGCTGAAGCCTGATGGGACGTACAAGTTCAGCAATGTCCGGTCTGGGCTGATTGTATCCATG CTTTCCATCGGTACATTGTTAGGAGCTCTCCTTGCCGGGCCATTGACCGACCGAATTGGCCGAAAATGGTCCATCTTTTTCTGGTGCATCATCCTCCACGTCGGACTCATCATCCAGATCTCCTCGCCATCAGGAAAATGGTATCAGTTCATGATGGGACGATTCGTTACAGGATTCGGCGTTGGAGCCTGTTCACTGCTGGTGCCGATGTACCAGGGTGAGATTGCACCAAGACACATCCGAGGAGCGATGGTGTG CTCCTACCAGTTATTCGTAACACTGGGCATCTTCATCGCCTATTGCATCAACTTTGGCACAGAAAGCATAGACAACACCGCATCATGGCGCATCCCACTCGGTATCACATTCCTATGGGGTCTTGTCCTTGGAATCGGCATACTCCTCTTCCCGGAGAGTCCTCGCTTCGACTACCGGAATGGCCGCGTGGACCGCGCTCGACGTACGATGTCGAAGCTGTACGGTATACCTGAGAACCATCGGGTGATCGTGCATGAAATTGCCGAGATCCAAGAACAGCTGGATGCCGAGCAGGGGGCGCGAGGTGGGATCCGCGGTTGGCTTGAGATGTTCCAGGCGCCGCGCATGGCGTACCGCATCATACTTGGCGTTGTGCTTCAAGCCCTGCAGCAGCTGACGGGCGCCAACTACTTCTTCTACTAC GGAACTGTGATCTTCAACGGAGCAGGAATCAACAACACATATGTGACGCAGATGATCCTGGGCGGAGTGAACTTCGGCACTACATTCGGGGGACTATACGTGATTGAGCATTTCGGACGACGCAAAAGTCTGATCGCAGGTGGGATCTGGATGTTCGTCTGCTTTATGGTGTTTGCATCTGTGGGTCACTTCTCGCTTGACGTCAATACGCCACGTAACACGCCCGGAGCGGGCAAAGCGATGGTTGTATTTGCCTGTCTGTTTATCACCGGATTTGCAATGACGTGGGGCCCGATGGTGTGGGCGATCGTGGCCGAGCTATACCCGTCGCGATACCGAGCGCGAGCTATGGCGATGGCGACTGCGTCGAATTGGCTGTGGAATTTTCTGATTGGATTCTTCACGCCGTTTATCACAGGCGATATTGACTTTGCGTATGGGTATGTGTTTGCCGGGTGTTTATTCTTCGCGGTGATCATTGTTTACTTCTTTGTTATTGAGGGTAAAGATAAAACGCTTGAGGAGATGGACATGATGTATGTGATGCGTGTGCCGCCATGGAAGAGCAGCAATTGGAAGCCGCCGGAGCCGGAAAATCGTCTCACGACTGATCAGCTTATGGATCTGAAGGTTGCGAAGAAGTACAACAAGGAAGAGGAGGGTGCGCAGAGCAGGAAGCAGACGGAGGGTGTGCCTGGACACACACATGCTGAAACTGCTGGGACTATGGATGATGCTGGGACAGGACCTTCGCATTTCTCTTGA
- a CDS encoding Nucleotide-binding, alpha-beta plait, translating to MGNVPPDKSADRTAPTPEQGASAAAQPPIVRHYSSFAEARYGTTPSPLNMGHMGYFLPGNHSQGYDQPTHQYSVAQGQGLMYPLPMAPYGQHSGGIAYGMSYPAYPSYAIPQHSGNAQRGTHYQRGTPMHNHSPRQVSPYTLGYYLHSPYGVPYEHGVSPVGQIPQAASPARPTTSSPSKPDSLHKEADKRMGDLEYDVSKTIVDGSNPMKMKLVQPQTQPLLSVNSSPLQPAPTAPSTPRGPPRKPKQSGHALWVGNLPPGTNVVDLKDHFSQDATKDIESVFLISKSSCAFVNYNSAAACVAALARFHDSRFQGVRVVCRLRKGFTAPGSRSVGVTVPVGNQASRSQLGDIATTTATVASTATSTATDPPDDSILPELSSAAPATGNSPPPARLVDRYFIVKSLTVEDLELSKQSGIWATQSHNEAAMNQAFETTDSVYLIFSANKSGEYFGYARMMSPISDDEELALEMPSRPDPSSGGPDELDVTLTAATSTAPQGRIIDDFVRGTIFWEVESSEDETDNASEKSVEPDDLEESQPFGKPFRIQWISTERVPFQRTRGLRNPWNANREVKIARDGTEIEPMIGRKLLQLFHLP from the exons ATGGGCAATGTTCCTCCAGACAAGTCAGCCGACAGGACAGCCCCGACACCAGAACAGG GTGCATCTGCTGCAGCACAACCTCCCATTGTCAGACACTATTCCAGCTTTGCAGAAGCTCGATATGGAACCACCCCTTCTCCCTTAAATATGGGCCACATGGGATACTTCCTTCCAGGCAATCATTCGCAAGGTTATGATCAGCCCACACATCAGTATTCAGTTGCCCAAGGGCAAGGTTTGATGTATCCCCTGCCAATGGCTCCGTATGGACAACACTCCGGAGGCATAGCGTACGGCATGTCTTACCCAGCTTATCCGTCGTACGCGATCCCTCAACACTCTGGCAACGCTCAACGTGGAACTCATTACCAGCGTGGAACCCCAATGCACAATCACAGTCCCAGGCAAGTATCTCCATATACCTTGGGCTACTACCTCCATTCACCGTACGGTGTCCCCTATGAACATGGAGTGTCTCCCGTCGGCCAAATTCCTCAGGCTGCTTCTCCAGCCCGTCCTACTACCAGTTCGCCATCAAAACCGGACTCTTTGCACAAAGAAGCCGATAAAAGAATGGGGGATCTGGAATATGACGTCTCAAAGACCATTGTGGATGGATCGAATCCCATGAAAATGAAATTGGTGCAGCCCCAAACCCAACCGCTCCTCTCCG TTAATAGTTCCCCCTTACAACCAGCCCCAACCGCGCCGAGTACCCCCCGAGGACCGCCCCGAAAACCAAAGCAATCCGGCCACGCGCTCTGGGTTGGAAATCTTCCCCCAGGAACCAATGTCGTGGATCTCAAGGATCATTTCTCACAAGATGCAACAAAGGACATCGAAAGTGTGTTCCTGATCTCCAAGAGTAGCTGTGCCTTTGTGAACTACAACTCGGCGGCCGCCTGTGTCGCGGCGTTGGCGAGATTCCATGACTCCCGGTTTCAGGGCGTGCGTGTTGTCTGTCGACTGCGAAAGGGGTTCACTGCTCCGGGGTCCAGATCTGTAGGTGTGACAGTTCCCGTCGGGAATCAAGCTTCCCGGTCACAATTAGGGGATATTGCCACTACCACGGCTACGGTTGCCTCGACTGCTACCTCGACTGCTACTGACCCGCCCGATGATTCAATCCTACCGGAGCTCAGCTCTGCCGCGCCTGCTACAGGGAACTCTCCGCCCCCGGCTCGGCTAGTAGATCGGTATTTCATTGTTAAAAGCTTGACAGTGGAAGATCTCGAGTTGAGCAAGCAAAGTGGCATTTGGGCTACGCAGTCGCACAACGAGGCAGCGATGAATCAAGCTTTCGAG ACCACCGATTCCGTCTATTTAATTTTCTCCGCCAATAAATCTGGCGAGTATTTTGGATACGCCCGCATGATGTCGCCGATCAGCGACGACGAAGAGCTCGCCTTGGAAATGCCATCCCGGCCCGATCCCTCGTCCGGTGGGCCCGACGAGCTCGATGTGACCCTGACAGCGGCCACCTCGACAGCACCCCAAGGCCGGATCATCGATGATTTCGTGCGGGGAACTATCTTCTGGGAAGTTGAGTCATCGGAAGATGAGACCGACAACGCCAGCGAGAAAAGTGTTGAGCCCGATGATCTAGAAGAGAGTCAACCCTTTGGTAAACCGTTCCGCATTCAATGGATTTCGACGGAACGAGTGCCCTTTCAGCGCACTCGTGGCCTCCGTAACCCCTGGAATGCGAATCGGGAAGTCAAAATCGCTCGTGACGGTACTGAAATCGAACCGATGATCGGCCGCAAGTTGCTTCAGTTATTTCACCTGCCTTGA